GCGAGGGAGAAGACCTGGAAACCGCCGCTGTCCGTGAGGATGGGGCGGTCCCAGTTCATGAATTTGTGCAGACCACCCGCTGCGCCGATGATCTCCGTCCCAGGCCGTACCCACAGGTGGTAGGTATTGCCCAGGATGATTTGGGCATTCAGGGAGCGCAGCTCTTCTGGATGCACGGCCTTCACCGTGGCCTGGGTGCCGACAGGCATGAAAATGGGCGTCTCGATCACGCCATGAGGCGTCGTCAACCGTCCGCGCCGGGCGGAAGAGTTGGGATCGGTGGCCAGAAGTTCAAACATGCAAGTAGGTAAAAGGGCGCGGAGTGTGGCGGACAAAGCGCCGGGTGTCAAAGGGGGAGCGCGGGGGAGCGGGATTTAAGGGAGAGGTAGGCAGCCCTGAAGGAGGCACCCTGGTTTGTGTGGTTGCTGCTCTTTTTAAAAGAGGAGCGGGGATGGGGAAAAGGATTCGAAATCTCCCCACCTGGGGATTTTTGGCGATAACACACTGATTATCAATCCCTTACCGATGGGGATACAATCCCCATGGCATCCCCATCCGGGGAAATTTGGGGAGAAAGCCTGGGGATGAGAGGTGAGACCGCCGGACGCAGCACGCGCAGGCGAAGGCGGGAAAAGGGAGCGCAAGCAGAACCGAACATTTTCAAACATTATTTAACATCCGCCCAGGAGGGACATCTGGCAAGCGAGGAATGGGGCCGTTCAAACCCCCAGTCTTCGCCAATAAATGAAGGCGATGGGGAACATGGCGACGCACTCGGTAGCCGCTGCGGCCAGGAGCTGACGGTCCGGGGTGCGGATGGAGATGGTGAGGAAGATGGCGGCCAGGAGCAGGGCGGTGCCGATGATGAAGATGGCGGCGGGGGAGATCCATTGGCGGCTGCGCGGGCACTCCTGATCCACCAGGTCCAGGAAATGCCAAGCCATGTAGGCGAGGAGGACCGTGGAAAGGATGTAAATGCCCTGCGCGAAGGTGACGGTGCTGGCATAGTTGTAACAGCCATGGACGAGAACAACGGCCATGAAGGTGACGAGAAAGCGGTCCGCCGTATTGAAGCGGGAACGCAGAAGCACGTAGAGAGCGTGCGTGGAGGTGCCGGTGAGGGCGGCATGGAGGAAATTGGCCGTAAACAGGCGTGCCAGGGCGACACCGCCTTCATACTGGAGGTAGTAGTTGATATTTTCCTCCAAGGCGAAGCCGAGGCCCACGAAAGCACCCACCATGAGGGCACCGCCCGGAGGCCGACGATGCAGCAACCACGGCATGAAAAGGGAGGCGAGCAGCAGTTTGCTGAGTTCCTCCCGCATGCCGACGCCGCCAATCTGGTACCAGAGGTCGTAAGGGAAAGGGGCGTCCTTCCGGATGCCCAGGGCGACCTCCTGCCAGGAGGAGATGAGCATCACCGGCCAGACACTGAGGATACCCGCCAGCAAGGGCAACAAGGGCGACACCCAGCGCCAGCGCCCCTGCACGCCATGGAGCACCAGGATGATATACCAGATGGAGGCTGCCAGGAGAGCGACGGCCAGCGTGCCCCAGGGGGCGCTGAACAGGAAACGGTACTTCAGCAGGGCTTCCCATTGCAGACGATAGTCGCCCATGATGGCGGCGGCGTGCTGACGTGCCTCTGGCTCGATGGAATACCACCAGTCCGGCTGCGCGGCGATCTGGCGGAGGACGGGCACGTCTTTGAGAACGATGGCGAGATGAAAGGCGGAATCGCGCACTAGCCCGGGCTGGGGAAAGAAACTGGCCTCCCGCATGAGGGCGGCCAGGGAGGCGGAAGGGTCGCGCTCCTGCATCTGATAGGCCTGGATGAGATTGGCTGTGATGAGGGGCGAGGGCTGCGCGGCCTTTTCACTCAGGGCCTGGGTAAGGGCGACCTCGTGACTGAGGGCGGCCTGGATGAAATCCCGCCAGAGCTGCTGGACGGCGGGATCGGCAGAGTGCCGGACCAGCAAGGGCTGGATGTCATAACCGGCGAGCTGACCCTCGCGCCCGAAGTCCTCCAGAGTGGTGGTTTTGACCTCGAGCACTTCGGCAATGTGATGGATCTGGGCCGTCACCTGATGCAGCCAACTGACCAGTTCATGCGGGGTGGGCTTTTCCGCCCGCTGGAGTTCCTGCCACTGCTGGCGAATCTTTTGCTCCACCGGATCCACCGTGATGTGGCGCCCTGTGTCCGGACTGACGGCGATGATGAGCAAGGCCACAATGAAACTGCCGCCGGCGATGGCCAGGGCCAGACGCTTGAGGAAGCCACTGTTGCGGCTCAGGGAATGGATGGATGCGCGCCAGCCGGTCATGAGAGGGAGGGAATGGAGCCGGATGCCTGCGGGTGCAAGGCGCAGATGGCGGTCTCAGTGGTAGGGCAGAGGCCACGCTCTGTGATGAGGCCAGTGACAAGACGGGCAGGGGTGACATCGAAGGCGTAATTGGCGGCCGGTGAGCCAGGGGAGACGATGCGCAAGGTCTCGACCGACCCGCTTTCGGCGATGCCTTCCAGGTGGGTCACTTCCTCGGCCCCGCGCTGCTCAATGGGGATGCCCTGCACGCCATCGCGGAGCGTCCAGTCAAAGGTGGAACTGGGCAGGGCGACATAAAAAGGAACGCCATTGTCCTGGGCGGCCAGGGCTTTGAGATAGGTGCCAATTTTGTTGGCCACATCGCCGCTGCGGGTGACACGGTCTGCCCCGGTGATGACGAGATCCACCTGGCCATGCTGCATGAGGTGGCCGCCGGTGTTGTCGGCAATGACGGTGTGTGGCACGCCCTGCTGGGCGAGTTCCCAGGCAGTGAGGCGCGCGCCCTGATTGCGCGGGCGGGTTTCATCCACCCAGACGTGGACGGGGATGCCTGCGGCGTGGGCGGCATAGATGGGGGCGGTGGCGGAGCCGTGATCCACAAAGGCCAGCCAGCCGGCATTGCAATGGGTGAGGACATGGACGACCTGGCCGGGCTTTCGGGAAGCGATGGCGCGGATGATTTCCAAACCGTGACCACCGATGGCGGCACAGGCGGCGGCGTCTTCATCGGCGATGGTTTCGGCGGTGAGGCGGGCGGTGGCGACCCGGTTTTCAAACCCGGCGGCCTGGATGGCGGTGAGCTGGCGATTCACTGCCCAGCTCAAATTCACGGCGGTGGGGCGGGTGATGATGAGGCTGTCTGCCAGGGAGCGGAGTTGATCCGGTGTAGCGGCTTCGCGGGCGGCCAACCACATGCCGTAAGCTGCGGTGGCACCGATGAGGCCAGCGCCGCGCACGGCCATGTCGCGAATGGCCACGGCCACGTCCGCCACAGTGTGGAGATCGAGCAGGTCAAAGGACCAGGGGAGGCGGCGTTGATCAATGATGCGGACGCTTTCCTCCTGAAGCCAGACGGTGCGATACGGGGTGCCGGAAACGAGCATGCGCTGACTGAGGGGAGCGGCAGCCAGTGCGCAAGAGCGATGTGGGCCGCGCAGAAATCTTGCGTGCGCGGCGCACCCCATGCACGGTGGCTGATGGCCTCCCTGGCAGACGATCTCATTTCCCTCATCGGCGCAGCGCGCGTATCCTCAACCGTGGAGGACCTTGCGGCCCACAGCACGGACAAGTGGTTTGCCTCCAACCCGCCCGAAGTGGTGGTGCATGCGGAGTCCACGGAGGATGTCTCGAAGGTGCTGAAATATGCGAATGAGCACGGCGTGCCGGTGACACCACAGGGCTCGCGCGTGGGCTATGTGGGCGGGGCGGTGCCGCTGCGCGGGGGCATCGCGCTATCGCTGGCGCGGATGAACAAGATCCTAGAAATCAACATCGCCGATGGCGTGGCCGTGGTGGAGCCCGGAGTCATCACGGGCGAGCTGCAGGCAGCGGTGCGGGAGCTGGGCTGGTTTTACCCGCCTGACCCGGCCAGCCTGAAGGAGTGCAGCCTGGGCGGTAATGTGGCCACGAATGCCGGCGGGCCGCGCTGCCTGAAGTATGGTGTGACGCGACACTATGTGTTAGGCCTGGAAGCGGTGCTGGCCGATGGATCCGTGGTGAAGGCCGGGGGCCGCTGCCACAAGAACAAGACGGGCTTTGACCTGGTGGGCCTGATGGTAGGCAGCGAAGGTCTGCTGGGCGTGGTGACGCAGGCGACGCTGCGCCTGATCCCGCACCCGCCGATGCGGGCGATGCTTTCGGCCGGCTTTGGCACCTTTGCCGAAGCGGCGAATGCGGTGCAGCGCATCTTGAATGCGGGCTTTCTGCCGAGTGCTCTGGAGATCGCAGACAAGTTCACCCTGCGTGCCGCGCGCGAGTATCTGGGCGAATCGGTGACGCCGCAGGGCGATGCGCATCTGCTGGTGGAAATCGACGGCCAGGAAGAGTCCGTCAAAGGGGAGCTGGTGCTGCTGGCCAAACTGGTGCGTGAGCTGGGCTGCATCTCCCTGGAAGAAGCCCTGGGCGAAACAGCCTGCGAACGATTCTGGAAGCTGCGCCGGGAGTTCAGCTACAGCCTGCGCAATACGGGCCTGATCAAGCTGAATGAGGACATCGTGGTGCCGCGCAGTCGGCTGGTGGACCTGGTGGAATTTGCCGAAGCGTTGCAGGCGGAATGCGGGTTCCCCATCGCCAGCTTTGGCCATGCAGGGGATGGCAACATCCACGTGAACATCATGGTGCAGAGCATGAAGGATCCCGAACAGCGGGAGCGCGCCGAAGCCGCGCTGGACCAGCTTTTCCGGAAGGTCATCGCCTGGAACGGGGCCATCACCGGCGAGCACGGTGTGGGCATCGCCAAAGGACGCTGGTTCCCGGAGGCGCTGTCGGCCGAAGCACGGGACGTCCACTCGCGACTGAAGAAGGCGCTGGATCCGAACGGGATTCTGAATCCTGGGAAGTTTGTGGCGTGAGGGGAGGAAGTGGGGCGGGCACTCATGCCTGCCTGCATTGGCCTAACCAAAAGAGAAACACGCGCTGCGAGAGCTATCGACGGATTTCAGAAAGCAGGCAGGAGTGCCCGCTTCACTGGCCTGCGGCATCCCGATAGAGGCGGCGGTAGCAGTCGGCCATGGCTTCCATGGAGTAGCGTTTCAGCACGGTTTCGCGTGCCCCTGCACCGCAGCGGGCGAGGAGGGCGGAATCCTTCAATGGAGACTCGATGCAGGCTGCGAGGGTATTGGCATCATGGATGTCTGACAAAAAACCCGTTAGGCCATCTTCAATGACTTCGGCATTGCCGCAGGCGGAATGCGCCAGCACGGGGACAGCGCAGGCCATGGCCTCCAGCACGGCATTGGACAGGCCCTCGATCTCGGAAGGCGCGGCCAGGAGATCCATGGCGCGGTAGTATTTGGGCAGGTCATTTTGATGCCCGGCCCAGAGGATGCGGTCCGCGTAGGGATGCGCCTTCATCAGGCCGATAATGTGGTCACGATCCGCCCCACCATCACCCACCACCAGCAGGCGCAGGCGGGGCCATTGAGGGGCCAGTTTTTCAAAGGCGGCGAAGAGCATCTCGTGCCGCTTCAGCGCGACGAGTCGGCCCACGATGCCGACCACGATGGCATCGGCCGGAAGGCCCAGTTCCTGTTTGGCCACGGCGCGATCTGGAGCGGGGGAAAAGCGTTCGCTGTCCACACCGTTGGGAGTGACGACGATCTTCTTTTGCGGATCCAAACCCAGTTCCTGTAGGTTGTCCCACACGCTGCTGCTGACGACGTGGACGCTTTGGCAGAGCCTGAAAAACCAGCGGCGCTGGGCGAGGCGTTTGGGTGTGAGATCCTGCTTTTGCACCTGGCCGTGTTCCCCATGCACGATGGGGTGCGTGAGGCCGCCCAGGGTGGCGAGGGCGGCATAGATGAGCGTGCCCAAATTGTGCGAATGGATGACCTCCGCCCGGGTCTTGCGGATGTGTTTGCGCAGGGCCAGGACGGCCTTCAGGGAGAAGCCGCCGGTCTTGCCCATGACCACTACTTTGTCAGGCTCAGGCATGCGCTCGGCGAAGTCACCACGGAAGCGCAGGCAGGCGGAATGGATGTCGAATCCCTGGCCATTCAGCCGCTGGGCCACATTGACCACGCCATTCTCCAGCCCGCCTGGGGCCAGAGAATCCAGGACGTGAAGGACGCGGACGGTGGGGGTGGTGCTCATGCTTCAGTCAGCCACGGCCACCAAACCCACGGATGGAAAGAGACGCTGGCAGAGCTTGCGCCGCAGCTTGTGGGGCAGCGGACTCATCAGCAGCTCCGCGGTGTCCACTAGGGCATTGACGAAAGCGCTGCGCTGGGGTTTGCCAAAACGGAAGACCCAGGTGGTGGAGAAGCCGTGTTTTTTCAGCAGCTTGCGCATCTCCCGGTGCGTCCATTCCTGGAAGTGAAAGCACTCGAGCTTGTCCGTGAAGTAAGCGGAGATGTCATGCGGCCCCGTGTAGCGGTGCGGCGTGTCATAGACATAAACGCCACCCGGCTTCAGCACCCGGCGGGCGATCTGGAAATGCGGGGAGATGTCGTCGGGATGCAGGTGCTCCAAGAACTGGTAGCTGAAGCAGATGTCCACAGACTGCGGGGCGACATCGAGCGAGTAGCCATCATAGACGACCAACTCAAGGTTAGGCGGTGACTCTTCCGTAGCGGAGCGTTGGTCTGAGATGTCCACGCCGATGACTTTTTTCACCTTCGCGGCGGCAGCGGCGGCCAGGCGGCAATCGCCAGGGGCGAACTCCAGCAGCACGCTGTCCGGTTTCAAAAACGGGGCGAGCAGACGCATCTGGGAGGCCACCTTGCGTTTGCTATCCTCCGGCGTATCCCGGCGGGTGAGGCGTGGGTGGTCCGGCACACGGTCGAAAAGCTCGCCGTAGAGAGTGGCGAAAAGGGTGGTGCGCTCTTCCTTGGTGGACTTCCTCAGGCGGGCGGCCAGTTCGCGCTCCACCTCGTAGTGATGACGCAGGCGGTCCAGGGTGCGGGATGATTCAGAGGCCATAAGGTGTTATCGTTGCGTGCAGGCGGCGCACAGGTCCAGGAAGATGCCCGTGGCTGCGGTCCATGAATAGTGGTTCTCCACATTCATGCGAGCCTGTTTTGCCACTTTATCCGCCAGGGAAGGATCGGCAGCAAGACGGAGGATCTCACGGGCAAACTCGCCCGCTTCATCAGCCAGCAGGATGTCGCTGTCATGCACCACCGGCAGGCCCTCGGCCCCAATGCGGGTGGAGATCACTGGCACACCCATGGCCATGGCTTCGTAGATCTTGATGCGGGTACCACCGCCGGCGCGCAGCGGCACGATGATGGCGTGGCAGCTCTGCACATGCGGACGCACATCGTCCACGGTGCCTGTGATGTGGATGCGGTCGCTGGCGCGGTCGCGCAGGCTGGCAGGCGGGTTTCGCCCGATGATCTTGAGATGGCAATCGGGCCGCTGGGCATGCACCAGAGGCAGGATGTCATCCAGGAAAAACTGGCAGGCATCGATGTTCGGCATCCAGTCCATAGAGCCTAGGAAGCCTAACATAAAGGGTGGTGATGGAGCCGGGCCTGGTTTGAAAAACGTCACATCCACGCCCGTGGGCACATCGCCCAGCACATTCGTCAGACCGTAGAGCTCGCGGGCTAGGCGGCTGTCATCGGGAGAGACGGTGATGACGCCGTCAAAGAGCCGCGAGAGCTTGTCCTCCCAGCGATGCATGCGCCGGTATTGCAGGTGCAAGTAGCGGCGTTTGATGGGCGAGGCCTCCGCCTCCGCGAGTCGCTTCCAGATTTGGGATTCGATATTGTGCTGAAACAGCACCGTCGGGCAGGCAAAGTCCACGCCGAGGAAGTTCAGCGCAGGCGCCAGGAAATCACAGATCACCAGATCGAATTCCTTCCTCGTCGCCATCTCTTGCAGCCGTGCCCGCAACTTCGGCTCCTCATAACGCTGCACCGCGTAGGGGCGGCTGGTCAGCACCGTGCTGCGCGCAAGATCCACCCAGAAGCGGGGCGAACTCTTCGGCACCTGCTTGGAGGTGATCCAGATCTTTCGCTGCGCGTAAGGATCGGCCTCTTCTTCAGCGGAGACCTGCGTCCCCTCTGGTAGCAGGGCTAGATAGGTCACCTCATGCTGGCGGCTGATCTCCGTCAGCATCGCATGCGTGCGGCGTTTGCCCCCCGTATCGAGCGGATGAAGCGGCCCCGTTTTAACCCAAAGAATGCGCATGCGCTCCGCCGATAAAACAGGCTGGTGCGTCTGTCACGCAGGAAGCAAATGCATTTCAGGACGGAAATCTGGTTGCCGAGAGCCTGACTGCGATTAATCTCATTTCCCGCCAAACAGGCGAACGCCGGGATAGCTCAGTGGTAGAGCAGTTGATTTGTAATCATCAGGTCGTCGGTTCAAATCCGACTCTCGGCTCCCTTGAAAATCAACGAATTACGTTGTTTTTCAGCATCAAAATTTTCTCACACTGTGCAGAATCTGTGCACTTTGACGGGGCATGTGCCCCCTCCCTGAACGTAGCCTGCGCGTGTCTCCCAAAGCGGGAACTTTCAAAACATGTCGAGAATTTGGCCTTCCGACATTTGAGGGTAAGGGTTATCGCGCTGACCGAACTACGAACTACCAAGATCCGCATGAATCTTCCAGATCATGATATTGACCCAGTCCGCGAGGGTACGTAGTGAGCAGCCAGGGGCGCGACCACTGTGTACAAGGGGGTAATTTTTTTCTTCAAATTAACTCCTTCAGATTGATTTTCAAACCATCGCAGATTTTCAAAACCACCCAGAGCGTGGGTCGGGCTTCATTTCTCTCCAGATTGGGAATGGTGTTTCGGCTGATATTGATTTCCTTTGCGAGTTGGGCCGCTGAAATTCCCTGTCGTTCTCTTTCGGCCTTCAATGCCAGGACAATAGCGCGTTCACGGGGATCAATTTGAGATGGGTTTTCCATCTCCTCACAAATCCCGCGTTGACGATACAAGCACGCCCATTAAAATGGGCAAAATCCATCTGAGGCAGAATTAAAAATTATGATGCAATACCACATCTTCAAGGACGGTCAGCAGGTAGGACCATTTGCTGAAAATGAAGTCACCGCAGGCGTACACTCAGGTCGCTTCGATCCAAACGATTTAGTATGGACAGAAGGGTTTGCTGATTGGCAGAAGCTTAGTGCTGTCTTTCCATCTTTGCAGGTCGTCAGGAATAATATTCCTCCTATTCCACCATCAGTAATGCCTGCGATTGAATCCAAGACAGAGGAAAAGTTCGGTTGTACGCATATTTTCGGACTAGTATTAGTAGTAATTTTCGGACTAGTGATCCTGGGGGCTATGTTTGGAGATTCTGACTCTTCAAATACTAAAGCTCCTTTGACAGAAGAACAAAAAGCAAATGAAGCCAAGAGGCAGGCGAATGACGGGAATGCCATTATTGCTAATGCATCTGAAGGGACCACCCTTCAAAAGGAACAGTATGAGCGTGAGCATCTAGGCAAGAGGTACCTTTTCAAAGGGAATGTGACGGATGTGAAATCAAGCCGAACAATCACCGTCATGTTAGACACCTGGAACCATGCAAACGTCACATTTCAGTCAGAAGATGTCAGTTCGTTTCATGAAAATAAAGTGGTGTACTTCTCGGCAGTAATTGAAGAATTTGGAACAGGGATGCTTGTCAGGCATGATCTTGGGGAAGCAAGAATGGAAAATATAGACACTCCCGAGCAGGCATCTATAAAGGTAAAAGCACAAGAACCTGTGAACCCAAATATCAAGGGGCCGAAGATTATGGATATTCAACTTGGTGATCACATCTTCGAAATCCGCGATGCCTTCAATAATAAATATAGATCTGAATTACAGGGCGAAGAAATGGAGATGAGGAGAGCTCCCGACAATTCTGCCATCATATGCACCACGGCACAAGGTTTGAAGGCGCTTCAGAAAATGGGTGTGCTTCATGGTTTTCAGAATGCAGTACAGAATTCAAAAGACAAATCAGCGGCCCTTTTGTTTGGAGCACTAGCTGGCGATGACGGATTCATTGGAGGTACTATCGAACTAAAAACTTTAAAGGCTCCCATCATCTATGCTGACAAGGATGGGATCATTAACAAAGTCTTGATCAGTCCTATGGCGGCACAGGTTTTCTTTGGAGCAGGATCTATGTCCAATAAGGAATTTGCCAGTTTTATGCATTCCAAGTATGATCTGCCTGATTTGGAAGGTGAGCTTGTCGAGATCAGGGACGGGTTTACTCGCCAGACAAATTTTGAGACAAAATACTTTGGGTATTCCCACGGTTATTCAGTCAGTATTGACGAAACGAAAATGTTTGTCATTGAATCAATAAAGTAGGGGCTTCTAAAGATTGCGACAGTCTGCATGTCAATCACACAGATTATCTGGATCGATTATCCCTTCACTCCGAGGAAATGTCAGATAGGGACTGACACATTACATATGAAGTTGTCACGGATGATTCCAAACCCCCACCAGTCTGAAGAGTAACGTCCGTGTCGATCAGCACATTTAAGGGACCGAGATTCCTGAGCTTGCCACAGCCGCTTAAATCGAGCCGCTTTAGCCCTTCATGGGCCGCTAGAGGCGAGATATCTGTGACCATGTCACAATGCATCAGGTTCACGCTGTGCAAGCGTTGAAGGCGAGCGAGCGGACAGAGATCTCTTAGAACCATGGCTCCTGAAAGATCAAGTACGCGGAGTGATTTCATATCACCGATCTCAGTAATGTCAGTGAGAGTTGTTGCCCCCTGAAGTTTAAGATCCTCAATTTTTAGAAGTTTGCCCAAGACTTTGACATTTCGCAGTGACTTGCACTGCATTATATGGAGGACCTTAAGATTGCTCAGGTGACGAAAGGAATTCAGACCCTCAACACCAACTGGCAGACTGACCGCGAGATGTGTCAATGACAGTGGAAACATAGTCACGGAAAGTTCCTCCGCAGAGGTTGCCACAAATTCTAAATATTGAAGGTCTGACAAATGTGAAACAGCTTCCAACACCATGGCTGTCAATGGCTTCAGAGCCTGGATCTGAAGCCGTTTAATACGAGATGTGGGCACGAACCCCTCAAGGCCTCTGTAGGCGCACCAGGACACTGCTATAGGCCCGTCACCGGGTGGTAGAGGGCCGGGCGGACAAACATCGGAACCGAGGACCGCGACGGGAATAGAATTGACCGCTAAAGTATCCCAGCCGCCATATTTTAGAAATTCAAATGTCCATACGGAATCCCGTTCCCTGACTTCCGATGGCAATGGGCAGCGAATGCCAAATGCCTGCACCTGAGAGGGGACATCTTCAGGCTTATTCAGAATCAGGGTATCGCCGATTAACTGAGCATCGTCAGCAATGTCTAATAAGAAGCCAATGTCTCGACTTCCATGACCAACCATCGTCCAGAATAAGGCAGCAGAAAATTGGAAGTCAGAAAATGGACAGCGATCAGAATCTTTGAGAAACAGCTGTACATTGACAGTGATGGACCGTGGAAATGTCTGAGACATCAAATATGTAAAAAGAGACTGGAAATTCCCTACAGCATAGAAATTTTAAGACACACCAACCTTAGTAACTAAATCAAAATCGAAAAAGTTGAAGGAACCCCTCTAAATTGAGGATTTTAGGGGTATATTTTGTAACGAAATTGGGTACTTCTGGGCCAAATAATATGGGAGGAGAGGCACTGATCAATCCATTTATAATATTCTCTTTATTTCCGTAATATTGAATAATATTTGCAATGTATAGATGACATGTACAATTTGGATATATCCTATAATTCTCAAATTGAATATATAGGATCCATTTTATTTTTGCTTTTTTTCGCCCCGGAGGCCTTTAACTTACCACCTCAATTTGCCATTGTCAATAGCAATTAGTTAGCGAATAGACGACAATAGTTTATTCAGAATGAAAATTTCGTCCACCGCTGAACGCCGGCGCTTCAATGAATTGCTGAATAAGTTTATCGGCATAAAGATTCTTGTTTGAAATAGTTTGTCATTCCATGCGGCATTTAACTTTTTTGATAAATTTGCTTGCATGTCATACTGCGTTAGTATAGATTGTGTCTGTGAATCGAAAAACCAAAACTCCAAACAACCAAGATCGACTAGATAGTAATCTCGCTAAACTTAAAACGGCCATAGCAAAGCTGAGTTCAGACCACCCTTTGCTGAAGGGGCCCGATGGAGTCCTGACAGGACGCAAGGGGGCGCTTTACCATCCCACATCAGGATTGTTCATTACCTCCGATGGACAGGTAAAGGACTTGGACAAAATGTCCTTTGAAAGAGGAGTTCAAATGTTGACCTCGAGGCTGCGAGCTTGCATGTGGCGACATTAATTTGATTAAATAATTGCCGTAGCATCAACGCGTGTGCCATGCGGAGTAGTTATCTCCATTTGGCTTGAGACCAAGGTGGGGCATGTCAGAACCTAGCATTGCCTTCCCCGCTAAACCGATGGTTAAAAGTCTCCTGCGCTGCCTTCTGCCATCTATTGGCTGATCGTACTTTCGGCAATTACCCAGCATTCTCTTTTTTCGGCGCGCAGCTTCTTATCAGCGGCCTCCATCCTGCGCTTCCCTGCCAATGCTATGCTTTCACAGGTGAACTCGTCGCAAATGGGCAGCCATTTGAGCCCCCCCCGGGGTGGTAAAGACCAAGTCGTAGCACCACACCTCGTTGATCTGCGTGGCACGCTGGCGCTGGCTGCCTGCCTATGTGCTGCCCAGACGGCGTTTTTTGTGCTTCTTGCGCTGCACCGCAGGCCT
This is a stretch of genomic DNA from Prosthecobacter algae. It encodes these proteins:
- a CDS encoding DUF4339 domain-containing protein, with amino-acid sequence MMQYHIFKDGQQVGPFAENEVTAGVHSGRFDPNDLVWTEGFADWQKLSAVFPSLQVVRNNIPPIPPSVMPAIESKTEEKFGCTHIFGLVLVVIFGLVILGAMFGDSDSSNTKAPLTEEQKANEAKRQANDGNAIIANASEGTTLQKEQYEREHLGKRYLFKGNVTDVKSSRTITVMLDTWNHANVTFQSEDVSSFHENKVVYFSAVIEEFGTGMLVRHDLGEARMENIDTPEQASIKVKAQEPVNPNIKGPKIMDIQLGDHIFEIRDAFNNKYRSELQGEEMEMRRAPDNSAIICTTAQGLKALQKMGVLHGFQNAVQNSKDKSAALLFGALAGDDGFIGGTIELKTLKAPIIYADKDGIINKVLISPMAAQVFFGAGSMSNKEFASFMHSKYDLPDLEGELVEIRDGFTRQTNFETKYFGYSHGYSVSIDETKMFVIESIK